A window of the Bradyrhizobium ottawaense genome harbors these coding sequences:
- a CDS encoding ABC transporter permease: MKSPRLKGLERWIVPVLILVGWEIFSRSGTLPAALLPAPTTVLRSWADWVFATDGNTQTYSGSWIFDTAASITRVMAGFGIATVLAVSLGVAIGWSRRIETIIEPTLQVLRPIPPVSWIPLAIIWFGIANKPAIFLVFLGSFFPILLNTIHGVKSCDRNLIRAGAMVGGDQRQLLRYIVIPAALPSIFAGLRIGIGSAWMLTVTAELVAVKSGLGYVLWDSYYFLRYDLVLAAMASIGLLGFLSDLAIRALMARVLHWQRNTTIQGAEG; this comes from the coding sequence GTGAAGTCGCCGCGACTGAAGGGGTTGGAACGATGGATCGTTCCAGTGCTGATCCTGGTGGGCTGGGAGATCTTTTCGCGCTCTGGCACGCTGCCGGCCGCGCTGCTCCCTGCGCCGACGACCGTGCTGCGGTCATGGGCCGACTGGGTGTTCGCGACCGACGGCAATACGCAAACCTACAGCGGCAGCTGGATTTTCGATACCGCGGCCAGCATCACCCGCGTGATGGCTGGCTTCGGCATCGCAACCGTGCTGGCCGTGTCGCTGGGCGTGGCCATCGGCTGGTCGCGGCGGATCGAGACCATCATCGAGCCGACCTTGCAGGTTTTGCGTCCGATACCACCGGTGTCGTGGATTCCCCTCGCCATCATCTGGTTCGGCATTGCCAACAAGCCGGCGATCTTTTTGGTGTTTCTCGGCTCGTTTTTCCCGATCCTGCTCAACACTATCCACGGTGTGAAGAGTTGCGACCGTAACCTGATCCGGGCCGGCGCCATGGTTGGCGGCGATCAGAGGCAGTTGCTGCGCTACATCGTCATACCTGCGGCGTTGCCCAGCATATTTGCCGGGCTTCGCATTGGTATCGGCTCGGCGTGGATGCTGACCGTGACGGCCGAACTGGTCGCGGTGAAGAGCGGCCTCGGTTATGTGCTCTGGGATTCCTATTATTTCCTGCGCTACGACCTCGTGCTCGCCGCCATGGCCAGCATCGGACTGCTCGGCTTTCTCAGCGACCTGGCAATTCGGGCGCTGATGGCGCGCGTCCTGCACTGGCAACGCAACACCACGATTCAGGGCGCGGAGGGCTGA
- a CDS encoding ABC transporter ATP-binding protein produces the protein MATIQISNVSKTFRDLKRKTDVVALDDITLSVEKNEFLCLLGPSGCGKSTLQNMIAGFEKPSSGQVTVDGQVITSPGADRGMVFQHANLMPWLPVWENVAFYLLLRGSQKLMRREAAQRYIDMVGLTGFENHYPSELSGGMNQRVGIARALLMNPQVILMDEPFGALDEQNRMDMQNELVGIWQKHAGTIVFVTHSIDEALTLGTHVAVMTARPGRIRELIPIDLPRPRDITSPRFNDIKRHILSLLRPERAEAGPLAME, from the coding sequence ATGGCGACGATCCAAATCTCGAACGTCAGCAAGACTTTTCGTGACCTCAAGCGCAAGACCGATGTCGTTGCGCTCGACGACATCACCCTGTCGGTCGAGAAGAACGAGTTTCTCTGCCTGCTCGGCCCCTCCGGCTGCGGAAAGTCCACGCTTCAGAATATGATCGCGGGTTTCGAGAAGCCTAGCTCAGGTCAGGTGACCGTCGATGGCCAGGTAATCACCTCGCCCGGCGCCGATCGCGGCATGGTCTTCCAGCATGCCAACCTGATGCCGTGGTTGCCGGTGTGGGAAAACGTTGCCTTTTACCTGCTGCTGCGCGGGAGCCAGAAGCTGATGCGTCGCGAGGCCGCGCAGCGCTATATCGATATGGTGGGTCTGACGGGCTTCGAAAACCATTATCCATCCGAGCTGTCAGGCGGGATGAACCAGCGCGTCGGGATTGCCCGCGCTTTGCTCATGAACCCCCAGGTCATTTTGATGGATGAGCCGTTCGGCGCGCTCGACGAGCAGAACCGCATGGACATGCAAAATGAACTGGTTGGCATCTGGCAAAAGCACGCCGGCACCATCGTCTTCGTCACCCACAGCATCGACGAAGCTCTCACGCTTGGCACCCATGTCGCGGTCATGACGGCCCGCCCCGGGCGTATCCGCGAGTTGATCCCGATCGATCTGCCTCGCCCCCGCGATATAACGAGCCCGCGGTTCAACGACATCAAGCGCCACATCCTGAGCTTGTTAAGGCCCGAACGGGCCGAGGCTGGCCCTCTCGCAATGGAATAA
- a CDS encoding maleate cis-trans isomerase family protein, with protein sequence MTKRVLLGMLTPSSNTVLEPISQAMVAGLPEVSVHFSRFKVTEIALSASALAQFDDSEILRAAELLAHAKVDVIGWNGTSSGWLGFEADVRLCERITSVTGIAATTSMLALNEVLASTKVKQLGFVTPYLDDVQGRILANYGALGIACRGERHLGLQDNFSFSEVTRQQIIDMTRMVAREAPQAITVICTNLNAAPLVDGLEQEVGIPIYDTIATVIWKSLILAGVDPTRVTGWGTLFQKAA encoded by the coding sequence ATGACCAAACGTGTTCTCCTCGGCATGTTGACGCCTTCCTCCAACACCGTACTCGAGCCGATCTCCCAGGCGATGGTCGCCGGCCTGCCGGAGGTCAGCGTGCATTTTTCCCGCTTCAAGGTCACCGAAATCGCCCTGTCCGCGAGCGCGCTGGCGCAATTTGACGATAGCGAAATCCTGCGCGCGGCCGAACTGCTGGCGCATGCGAAAGTGGACGTCATCGGCTGGAACGGCACGTCTTCGGGCTGGCTGGGTTTCGAAGCCGACGTCAGGCTGTGCGAGCGGATCACCTCAGTGACCGGAATTGCCGCGACAACATCCATGCTGGCGTTGAACGAGGTGCTTGCCTCCACCAAGGTCAAGCAACTCGGCTTCGTAACGCCCTATCTTGACGACGTGCAGGGTCGCATTCTGGCGAACTACGGCGCCTTGGGGATCGCTTGTCGGGGCGAGCGCCATCTCGGACTTCAAGACAATTTTTCGTTCTCCGAGGTCACCCGGCAGCAGATCATCGACATGACGCGGATGGTCGCAAGGGAAGCGCCGCAGGCCATCACCGTGATCTGCACCAATCTGAATGCGGCGCCGCTGGTCGATGGCCTGGAGCAGGAAGTCGGCATTCCCATCTACGACACGATCGCAACCGTGATTTGGAAAAGCCTGATCCTCGCCGGCGTCGATCCGACCCGTGTCACCGGTTGGGGCACGCTGTTTCAAAAGGCGGCCTGA
- a CDS encoding NAD-dependent epimerase/dehydratase family protein: protein MAAFVTGAAGFIGLAVTEALLTRGERVIGFDLFPVSEQAKRTFAGLPGRFEQVMGDICDAEGLKVALRQSDANCVLHLAAVTAGASREIADPVGIVRVNIGGAAATLEAAAACGIRRVVHLSSGSVYGSSGRDVDLLTEDTPLRPEQLYGITKQASEAVALRLADLHRLDLSIGRLGTCFGRWEYATRARDTPSVPYQVVQAARSGIAVILPRSHLRDWLYARDAAAAVHELLYARTRRHRVYNLAAGFMWSIADFCARLQQVRSGFEWRFARPGEQANIDYYAPYDRSAMAIERLRGDTAFLPRYNLAEALADYLQWLGPACDPVSRYGGTPS, encoded by the coding sequence ATGGCTGCGTTTGTCACGGGGGCGGCGGGCTTTATTGGTCTGGCGGTGACCGAAGCGCTGCTGACGCGTGGAGAGCGCGTCATCGGCTTCGATCTTTTTCCGGTTTCGGAACAGGCGAAGCGGACGTTCGCCGGCCTTCCCGGCAGGTTCGAGCAGGTCATGGGGGACATCTGCGATGCTGAAGGCCTGAAAGTAGCGTTGCGTCAGAGTGACGCGAATTGTGTGCTCCATCTTGCTGCGGTCACCGCTGGCGCGAGCCGTGAAATCGCCGATCCCGTCGGGATCGTGCGCGTCAACATCGGTGGTGCGGCCGCCACGCTCGAGGCTGCGGCGGCGTGCGGCATCCGGCGCGTGGTGCATCTGAGTTCGGGGTCGGTCTACGGCAGCAGCGGGCGAGATGTTGATTTGCTCACGGAAGATACGCCACTGCGTCCCGAACAGCTCTATGGCATCACCAAACAGGCGAGCGAAGCGGTCGCGCTCCGGCTCGCCGATCTGCATCGGCTCGACCTTTCGATCGGCCGTCTCGGCACCTGTTTCGGCCGATGGGAGTACGCGACCCGCGCGCGGGATACGCCGAGCGTACCGTATCAGGTGGTGCAGGCCGCCCGATCGGGCATAGCGGTGATCCTGCCCCGCTCGCACCTGCGCGACTGGCTTTATGCGCGGGATGCAGCGGCCGCCGTGCACGAGTTGCTGTATGCCCGCACCCGCCGCCACCGGGTCTACAATCTGGCGGCTGGTTTCATGTGGTCGATCGCGGATTTCTGCGCCCGCCTGCAACAAGTCCGCTCCGGCTTCGAATGGCGTTTCGCACGGCCCGGTGAGCAGGCCAACATCGATTATTACGCGCCCTATGATCGCTCGGCCATGGCTATCGAACGCCTGCGAGGCGACACCGCCTTCCTGCCGCGCTACAATCTTGCGGAAGCGCTGGCCGACTATCTGCAGTGGCTTGGTCCAGCATGCGACCCAGTTTCCAGGTACGGGGGGACGCCGTCATGA
- a CDS encoding SDR family NAD(P)-dependent oxidoreductase, translating to MIGLRLADQVWIVTGAASGIGRAIARLFASQGARVVVADVTQQVIEGGPPTIDVISTEGGNAIYLPTDVAQREQVDATVAETVSRYGRLDGIVNNACIRHARTLLEMDEGNWERVLKVNLTGTYLCCRAAVGQMITQERRGEVRGRIVNLSSQHGMIAAPSDIAYGTTKAAIAYLTRQIAVDYAAQGIVCNAVAPGKIQTGATGRAIDPDVLDRAHRRTPWPRLGLPDDVARAALFLASDDASFVTGINLMVDGGWTAA from the coding sequence ATGATCGGCCTCAGGCTTGCGGATCAGGTGTGGATCGTGACCGGCGCCGCGTCCGGCATCGGCCGCGCCATCGCCCGGCTATTTGCGTCCCAAGGCGCACGTGTCGTGGTTGCAGATGTGACGCAACAGGTTATCGAAGGCGGCCCGCCGACCATCGATGTGATTTCGACGGAGGGCGGCAACGCCATCTATCTTCCCACCGATGTCGCGCAGCGAGAGCAGGTTGACGCCACGGTCGCGGAAACCGTCTCCCGTTACGGCCGCCTCGACGGCATCGTCAACAATGCCTGCATTCGTCATGCAAGGACGCTACTGGAGATGGACGAAGGCAATTGGGAGCGCGTTCTCAAGGTCAATCTAACGGGGACCTATCTGTGTTGCCGCGCGGCCGTCGGGCAAATGATAACTCAGGAGCGGCGTGGCGAGGTCCGGGGGCGGATCGTGAATCTGTCTTCGCAGCACGGGATGATCGCCGCACCGTCCGACATTGCGTACGGGACGACGAAGGCGGCAATTGCTTACCTGACCAGGCAAATCGCGGTCGATTACGCCGCCCAGGGCATCGTCTGCAATGCTGTCGCGCCAGGAAAAATCCAGACCGGCGCCACCGGTCGTGCGATCGATCCCGATGTGCTGGATCGCGCACATCGGCGCACGCCATGGCCCCGGCTCGGGCTGCCCGATGACGTGGCACGGGCGGCGTTGTTTCTTGCCAGCGATGATGCGAGTTTTGTCACCGGCATCAATCTGATGGTCGACGGTGGCTGGACCGCGGCCTGA